A single Crateriforma conspicua DNA region contains:
- a CDS encoding tetratricopeptide repeat protein has protein sequence MKYLNPVNWFRWIGQFISAYLYSIPWKEAPRAIPAIILILALVVIAGVAFTDDSNWRSSLIARQLADASEQDDYETMELVLRRQLRAEPNDNDLNFRLALVLHEQERDDEAKSIMTQLATQKRFEQAARWLVAEDFVGKSWGNLDDDEKEMFGYLLKLVNEKTPDDVNFKQLYADYLIASDRMKDAAGLLEQLSTAFPMRGLQAAAIYRRLGDEQKADELGRHTLKHVSGMLDDDPTNTVLALAVAQTQLFDKQYMPAIQTIKRAVDRAKTDQERQRARSAMGEAIVAWIMHMKETATDTPESQADLMRKLSVAVRFAPDNPRVLTLVADMVLSTAQSNNPEVQKLQRTLVEGSSPGVSHFILGTGALMRGNRESAMKHLKIAAELLPQSAAILNNLAVAMTTRDDAELEDALELIERAIEQTQPKTTPHFYETRGQILYRLERYDEAIPDLLRALAVDSLKLNAHKALAVCYEKIDMEETAQGHRDQIEAMESESESDAEGDDEKEFDLGL, from the coding sequence ATGAAATACTTGAACCCGGTCAATTGGTTCCGCTGGATCGGACAATTCATCAGCGCTTACCTGTACTCGATTCCGTGGAAGGAAGCGCCGCGTGCGATTCCCGCGATCATCTTGATTTTGGCACTGGTCGTCATTGCCGGCGTGGCCTTCACCGATGATTCGAACTGGCGAAGCAGTTTGATTGCACGCCAATTGGCCGACGCCAGCGAACAAGACGATTATGAAACGATGGAATTGGTGCTGCGACGCCAACTGCGGGCCGAGCCGAATGACAATGATTTGAATTTTCGCTTGGCGTTGGTCTTGCACGAACAGGAACGTGACGACGAAGCCAAGTCGATCATGACCCAGTTGGCGACCCAAAAACGATTCGAACAGGCCGCACGCTGGCTGGTCGCCGAGGATTTCGTCGGCAAGTCATGGGGCAATCTGGACGACGACGAAAAGGAGATGTTTGGGTATCTGTTGAAGCTGGTCAACGAAAAGACGCCTGATGATGTGAACTTCAAACAACTGTACGCCGACTACTTGATCGCCAGTGACCGGATGAAGGACGCGGCGGGATTGTTGGAACAATTGTCGACGGCTTTCCCGATGCGGGGATTACAGGCGGCCGCGATTTACCGGCGGCTGGGCGACGAACAAAAGGCGGATGAACTGGGACGCCACACGCTGAAGCACGTCTCGGGCATGCTGGACGATGACCCGACCAACACGGTGTTGGCCCTGGCCGTCGCGCAAACGCAACTGTTTGATAAGCAATACATGCCGGCGATCCAAACGATCAAACGAGCCGTCGATCGTGCAAAGACCGACCAAGAACGTCAACGTGCCCGTTCGGCGATGGGCGAAGCGATCGTGGCTTGGATCATGCACATGAAGGAAACGGCAACCGATACGCCGGAATCCCAGGCTGATTTGATGCGCAAGCTGTCGGTCGCGGTCCGCTTCGCACCCGACAATCCACGTGTCTTGACGCTGGTTGCCGACATGGTTCTGTCGACCGCACAGTCGAATAACCCCGAAGTCCAAAAGCTGCAACGCACCTTGGTCGAAGGATCGTCGCCCGGCGTGTCGCACTTCATCTTGGGGACCGGTGCTTTGATGCGTGGCAACCGAGAATCAGCGATGAAGCACTTGAAGATCGCGGCGGAACTGCTGCCGCAAAGTGCAGCGATTCTGAACAACTTGGCCGTCGCGATGACGACCCGCGACGACGCCGAATTGGAAGACGCACTGGAACTGATCGAACGAGCGATCGAGCAGACGCAGCCCAAGACGACGCCCCACTTCTACGAAACGCGCGGCCAGATTCTGTATCGGTTGGAACGTTACGACGAAGCGATTCCGGATCTGTTGCGCGCCTTGGCTGTCGATTCGTTGAAGCTGAACGCGCACAAAGCGTTGGCCGTTTGTTACGAGAAGATCGACATGGAAGAAACCGCCCAAGGCCACCGCGATCAGATCGAAGCCATGGAATCCGAATCGGAATCTGATGCCGAAGGTGACGACGAAAAAGAATTCGATCTGGGACTGTAG
- a CDS encoding ABC transporter ATP-binding protein, with amino-acid sequence MVPSVHTGTGPCIELRRLHRFFGKTKAVNDISFSVDPGHVFGYIGPNGAGKTTSMRILATLDLPSYGDAFVDGFSVVNDPEYVRRRLGFMPDSFGTYRDVNCREYLDFFARAYGLSGDDRLRRLRWVLNFTGTEGMAEKPIRGLSKGMKQRLCLGRALIHDPAVLILDEPAAGLDPRARIQLRRMIRELADRGKTILISSHILTELAEICDTVGIIEQGQLLATGSVEQIQHQQASHRDLKIRILQRADQAARWLEPLDQVDSVVVDGELVRFEFHGDIQEQADLVAKLCGEGFLVAEIESHKKSLEDVFLQVTEGLVQ; translated from the coding sequence ATCGTTCCCAGCGTCCACACGGGCACCGGGCCGTGTATCGAACTGAGGCGACTGCACCGGTTTTTCGGCAAAACCAAAGCGGTCAATGACATCTCGTTTTCGGTCGACCCGGGCCACGTGTTCGGATACATCGGACCCAACGGCGCCGGAAAAACGACGTCGATGCGGATTTTGGCGACGCTGGATTTGCCCAGCTATGGCGACGCCTTTGTCGACGGCTTCAGCGTGGTCAACGACCCCGAATATGTCCGTCGTCGGCTGGGGTTCATGCCTGATTCGTTCGGCACCTATCGTGATGTGAACTGTCGCGAGTACTTGGACTTCTTTGCACGAGCGTATGGGTTGTCCGGGGACGATCGACTGCGGCGTTTGCGTTGGGTGTTGAACTTCACCGGCACCGAGGGCATGGCCGAAAAACCCATTCGTGGGCTCAGCAAAGGCATGAAGCAACGTTTGTGTTTGGGACGTGCCCTGATTCATGATCCGGCTGTCTTGATTTTGGACGAACCGGCGGCCGGGTTGGACCCGCGAGCACGCATTCAATTGCGACGGATGATTCGTGAATTGGCCGATCGAGGAAAAACGATTCTGATCAGCAGTCACATTTTGACCGAACTGGCGGAAATCTGTGACACCGTTGGCATCATCGAACAAGGACAATTGTTGGCAACCGGGTCGGTCGAACAGATCCAACACCAACAGGCGTCGCACCGCGACTTGAAAATTCGAATTCTACAACGTGCCGATCAGGCCGCCCGTTGGCTGGAACCTTTGGACCAAGTGGATTCCGTGGTGGTCGACGGCGAACTCGTCCGATTTGAATTTCACGGTGACATTCAAGAACAAGCAGATTTGGTGGCCAAGTTGTGCGGTGAGGGATTCTTGGTCGCCGAGATCGAATCTCATAAGAAAAGTCTGGAAGACGTCTTTCTGCAAGTCACCGAAGGATTGGTGCAGTAG
- the xrtU gene encoding exosortase U produces the protein MSTIESETPVAVDAPVTFDQPESDQPSRSFFDRTSKWMWFWGGLFAACVPLLIPYFADMWAAPHYQYFPFVFLAVGALIYTRSDRQYYPPAGWLGWSLVVLGIATLALAIVNQAVWLGGFAFVLIGIAFVASLRGDEDISLLALGFPLLMLVKLPLNLDTLLIQNLQNLTTELSSVMLDVFGVSHAIEGNIIKLADRELFVAEACSGIQSVFTLAFLASLLVAFLRRRLWLAPFYLAIAILLAVAGNVVRVTTVALAAVWNGTDLSSGISHDILGYTTLALAAALLLSFDQLIITLLHPVEFTSDGMLDNPLVRFWNFLVSDAPQPDQRSSYRSFDESESRRYRNQQLPGWMQSAIENPLVRYGFVGVAGLLMLASIGQLVRMQSRAPTQTVHSSDALFAPAPDMWGDGFEIFQFSDHTTARDGNNPRLGENADLWQVQVGELVGQVVLSQPYSGWHELCVCYQNLDWELVNRDVVDDVDIKVMPELSDDESFVTARFKRPGGQEGLLMFSAVSYDGSIPSSPGSFGAFGSRLFGRLDRNGIIDQTDIMMFQFWLPTPKKLDNKVIRQLQEEFVKARAVVAKNVVNPDSASVAKPEA, from the coding sequence ATGTCCACGATCGAATCTGAAACTCCGGTCGCCGTTGATGCACCGGTTACGTTCGACCAACCCGAAAGCGACCAACCGTCGCGATCCTTCTTCGATCGCACGTCCAAGTGGATGTGGTTCTGGGGAGGTCTGTTCGCGGCGTGTGTGCCGCTGTTGATTCCCTACTTTGCCGACATGTGGGCGGCACCGCACTATCAATACTTCCCCTTCGTGTTCTTGGCCGTCGGTGCTTTGATCTACACACGAAGCGATCGCCAGTATTATCCGCCGGCGGGATGGCTCGGGTGGTCGTTGGTTGTCTTGGGGATTGCCACGTTGGCATTGGCGATCGTCAACCAAGCGGTTTGGTTGGGCGGGTTCGCTTTCGTCTTGATCGGCATCGCGTTTGTCGCGTCATTGCGTGGCGACGAAGACATTTCACTGCTGGCGCTCGGATTCCCATTGCTGATGCTGGTGAAGTTGCCGCTGAACTTGGACACCTTGCTGATCCAAAACTTACAGAATTTGACCACCGAACTGTCCAGCGTGATGTTGGACGTGTTCGGCGTCTCGCACGCGATCGAAGGCAACATCATCAAGCTGGCCGATCGCGAGTTGTTTGTGGCCGAAGCCTGCAGCGGAATCCAGTCGGTTTTCACCCTGGCCTTTTTGGCATCACTGTTGGTCGCGTTTTTGCGACGTCGTTTGTGGTTGGCACCGTTCTACCTGGCCATTGCGATTTTGTTGGCGGTCGCCGGAAACGTCGTTCGCGTCACCACCGTTGCTCTGGCTGCGGTTTGGAACGGCACGGACCTTTCGTCCGGCATCTCGCACGACATTTTGGGGTACACGACTTTGGCGCTGGCGGCGGCACTGTTGTTGTCCTTTGATCAGTTGATCATCACGTTGTTGCACCCGGTCGAATTCACTTCCGACGGCATGCTGGACAACCCGCTCGTACGGTTTTGGAACTTCTTGGTCAGCGACGCGCCTCAGCCCGACCAACGATCCAGTTACCGTTCGTTTGATGAAAGCGAAAGCCGCCGGTATCGCAATCAACAATTGCCCGGTTGGATGCAATCGGCCATCGAGAATCCTTTGGTCCGCTATGGGTTTGTCGGCGTCGCCGGTTTACTGATGTTGGCATCGATCGGCCAGTTGGTTCGCATGCAATCGCGTGCTCCCACCCAGACCGTCCACTCCTCGGACGCTCTGTTCGCACCAGCGCCTGACATGTGGGGCGATGGATTCGAGATTTTCCAGTTTTCGGATCACACCACCGCGCGTGACGGAAACAATCCGCGACTGGGCGAGAACGCGGATTTGTGGCAAGTCCAAGTCGGCGAATTGGTCGGCCAAGTCGTGCTGAGCCAGCCGTACAGCGGATGGCACGAACTGTGTGTCTGCTATCAAAACCTGGATTGGGAACTGGTCAATCGTGACGTCGTCGATGACGTCGATATCAAAGTCATGCCGGAACTGAGTGATGATGAATCGTTCGTCACCGCTCGGTTCAAACGTCCCGGCGGCCAAGAAGGTCTGCTGATGTTTTCGGCCGTCTCCTATGACGGTTCGATCCCATCATCGCCCGGCAGTTTTGGTGCGTTTGGTTCGCGGTTGTTTGGTCGGCTGGATCGAAACGGCATCATCGATCAAACCGACATCATGATGTTCCAGTTCTGGCTGCCCACGCCCAAGAAGCTGGACAACAAAGTCATTCGTCAGTTGCAAGAAGAGTTCGTCAAGGCGCGAGCCGTTGTTGCGAAGAACGTTGTGAATCCCGATTCGGCATCGGTTGCCAAGCCAGAAGCCTGA
- a CDS encoding GxxExxY protein, translating into MSEVDRLTEAIIGAAIQVHKRLGPGLLESAYRICLAYELRKRGLEVVEEMPVPVIYDDVKLECGFRADLIVNGQVVVELKAKSAIHPVDKAQVLSHLRLLKFRFGLLINFHEQRVVDGISRIVNGY; encoded by the coding sequence ATGAGTGAAGTGGACCGATTGACTGAAGCAATCATCGGTGCCGCGATCCAAGTCCACAAACGACTTGGTCCCGGTCTATTAGAATCGGCCTACCGAATCTGCTTGGCGTACGAACTCCGCAAGCGAGGTCTCGAGGTCGTTGAAGAAATGCCGGTCCCTGTTATCTACGACGATGTGAAACTCGAGTGCGGGTTTCGAGCTGATCTGATTGTGAACGGTCAGGTTGTCGTTGAGCTAAAGGCAAAATCTGCAATTCATCCGGTCGATAAGGCGCAAGTTTTATCGCATCTTCGTTTGTTGAAATTTCGGTTTGGTTTGCTCATCAATTTCCACGAGCAGCGCGTCGTTGATGGCATCAGCCGGATCGTCAATGGGTACTGA